One window of the Candidatus Methylacidiphilales bacterium genome contains the following:
- a CDS encoding phytanoyl-CoA dioxygenase family protein, which translates to MNTSLTLSSHGYELDLSDAAFGELRRSDDVLTDEKSLRERMIEDGYLYLPGFFEREDVLKVRAELCSQLELAGRLDPDFPVIEAVPCPPDKTPAFPQNAQGFPVNRKHPTFERFLFGTSILDFYRRFFGGEVRHYDHTWFRAVNPGRGTPPHCDLVYMGRGTHEVRTAWIPYGDTSLELGGLIVLEGSHRQSERLKNYLAQDVDTYCENRPGGYKFKPGMLTKNPVTLREKMGGRWLTTEFKAGDLLTFGMKLVHASLDNQSNCIRLSTDTRYQLATQEIDPRWVGPDTVEYAAKNRIGLVC; encoded by the coding sequence ATGAACACAAGCCTGACCCTTTCTTCGCATGGGTATGAATTGGATCTGAGCGACGCCGCTTTCGGCGAATTACGCCGCTCCGATGATGTGTTGACCGATGAAAAATCTCTTCGTGAACGAATGATCGAAGACGGGTATCTCTATCTGCCGGGTTTTTTTGAGAGGGAGGACGTCTTGAAAGTCCGGGCAGAACTTTGTTCACAGCTTGAACTCGCGGGCCGACTGGACCCCGATTTCCCAGTGATCGAAGCCGTACCGTGCCCGCCGGACAAGACGCCCGCCTTTCCCCAAAATGCCCAGGGTTTCCCGGTCAACCGCAAGCACCCGACTTTTGAGCGTTTTCTTTTCGGGACGAGTATCCTCGATTTTTACCGGCGATTTTTCGGAGGCGAAGTCCGGCATTACGACCACACTTGGTTTCGTGCCGTCAATCCGGGCCGTGGCACTCCGCCACACTGTGATCTCGTTTACATGGGACGCGGCACCCACGAAGTCCGCACGGCCTGGATCCCCTACGGCGACACATCACTGGAACTGGGCGGCCTGATTGTGCTCGAAGGCTCACACCGTCAAAGTGAACGGCTGAAAAATTATCTCGCGCAGGATGTGGACACGTATTGCGAGAATCGTCCGGGCGGTTACAAATTCAAACCGGGAATGTTGACGAAGAATCCCGTCACGCTCCGGGAGAAAATGGGCGGACGCTGGCTCACGACGGAGTTCAAGGCGGGTGATCTCCTGACGTTTGGCATGAAACTCGTCCACGCCTCGCTCGACAACCAAAGCAACTGCATCCGCCTTTCCACCGACACCCGCTACCAGTTGGCGACACAGGAAATTGATCCGCGCTGGGTCGGCCCCGACACCGTGGAGTACGCCGCGAAAAACCGCATCGGATTGGTATGTTAA